A window of Streptomyces gilvosporeus contains these coding sequences:
- the ppgK gene encoding polyphosphate--glucose phosphotransferase: protein MRVFGVDIGGSGIKGAPVDLGRGDLAAERYKVLTPHPATPEAVADCVQQVVDHFGWSGPVGATFPGVVTGGTTRTAANVDQGWIGLDAAALLTGRLGAGRPVTLLNDADAAGLAEMRYGAGRGRPDGTVIVLTLGTGIGSAVFTGGRLLANTELGHLELHGHEAEKRASTKVKEDQGLSWQRWARRVQKYLAHLEMLFSPELFVIGGGVSRKAEKFLPLIEGIRAEIVPARLQNNAGIVGAAMAAHAGRAAVPPRADGAPSPAPPARTVVDSPVGWPDAAR from the coding sequence ATGAGGGTCTTCGGTGTGGACATCGGCGGATCGGGCATCAAGGGTGCCCCGGTGGATCTCGGACGCGGCGATCTGGCCGCCGAGCGCTACAAGGTGCTGACCCCGCACCCGGCCACCCCGGAGGCGGTCGCGGACTGCGTCCAGCAGGTCGTGGACCACTTCGGCTGGTCGGGCCCGGTCGGCGCGACCTTCCCCGGTGTGGTCACCGGCGGTACGACCCGTACCGCCGCCAATGTCGACCAGGGCTGGATCGGCCTGGACGCCGCCGCCCTGCTCACCGGCCGCCTGGGCGCCGGCCGCCCGGTCACCCTCCTCAACGACGCGGACGCGGCCGGACTGGCCGAAATGCGCTACGGCGCCGGACGCGGCCGGCCCGACGGCACGGTCATCGTCCTCACCCTCGGCACCGGTATCGGCAGCGCGGTCTTCACCGGTGGCCGGCTTCTCGCCAACACCGAGCTCGGCCATCTGGAGCTGCACGGCCACGAGGCCGAGAAACGCGCCTCGACCAAGGTCAAGGAAGACCAGGGGCTGAGCTGGCAGCGCTGGGCGCGCCGCGTGCAGAAGTACCTCGCCCATCTGGAGATGCTGTTCTCGCCGGAGCTGTTCGTGATCGGCGGCGGGGTGAGCCGTAAGGCGGAGAAGTTCCTGCCGCTGATCGAGGGCATCAGGGCCGAGATCGTGCCGGCCCGGCTTCAGAACAATGCGGGGATTGTGGGTGCGGCGATGGCCGCCCATGCCGGTCGGGCTGCGGTGCCACCTCGCGCGGACGGTGCCCCTTCC